The following proteins are encoded in a genomic region of Ornithodoros turicata isolate Travis chromosome 6, ASM3712646v1, whole genome shotgun sequence:
- the LOC135397516 gene encoding uncharacterized protein LOC135397516, whose translation MTLEPAKRPLPLTVGEAKRSAQGLAVRFTNASPLPDAPSGSFDDAQFAPVSFDELDSHVRNLPASSAPGPDRVSVRMLKLLWNTYPSLLISLVETSLRQCWIPPIWKLSQITLIRKDPKKDCTLDNLRPIALTSLFAKMAERVVFDRLMRFVTAHDVLSPVQIGFRPRSSIWIAHVAINNHLSKARLLSEYTALVTLDVAKAFDSVELSLLFSSLDSLALPPYIGRWIKCFLSNRMFVCSDGSYSSSQHRQCRGVPQGCILSPLLFNLFLRSVPLHPDIVTLVYADDIAFLASASSPRALQALLQHYLDTLNYWLLSLGLSINAGKSAVLSFLWRTPASVSYELLLGNSALPQVPKLKYLGIWYDASYSLSAHVTYIASRATRALNFLASFSNTRSGLRRPVLLHIYKMYVRPILEFGCPIFSNRPQTQLRPLLLLERRALRFCLGVPITTPISHLYAESGVIPLSSRFNTLTLRCILLLFSSQHFLRVAFRVTSIASFRALRWTPRIYPQLAFAERLFLQLYAMPVSLSRLVPSPAAPAPDISIRVVPLFNPGRANLPPPAVLSALLDSHVSSLSSHLAIFTDGSVVNEKAGIGFFIPSMGVRRSIRLPDYIPIYFAELLALLMALQAVPSSHSLVCFFTDSLSLVSKLDSGRSSHERDLLLAFSPSFIHEIVLTWVPGHCGLPANEVADSLARAAVASTHLAVLPLIPTVLYAMYKRFDSLRRAAALQQQLRARPELAHLEFGWNPLLCGSRRMEVLLTRFRCRVIQLNYYLHRIRRSVSPLCPYCQQDETIEHFFLHCSGYSSQRAMFLAVPLRAHDVPLSASSILSFGRLSGRHSIPPLIFYSVISFISSSHRFT comes from the exons ATGACTCTGGAGCCGGCGAAGCGTCCGCTTCCCTTGACGGTTGGCGAGGCGAAG CGCAGTGCGCAAGGTCTTGCGGTGCGCTTCACGAACGCTTCGCCTCTACCTGATGCTCCTAGTGGCAGTTTTGATGACGCTCAGTTTGCACCAGTCAGCTTCGATGAGCTTGACTCGCACGTTCGCAATTTGCCTGCATCCTCGGCGCCGGGTCCGGACCGGGTTTCTGTCCGCATGTTGAAATTGCTGTGGAACACGTATCCATCCCTGCTGATCTCTCTGGTGGAGACATCGCTCCGTCAGTGCTGGATCCCACCCATATGGAAACTATCACAGATTACGCTTATTCGTAAGGATCCCAAGAAAGACTGCACCTTGGACAACCTGCGACCTATTGCACTAACATCTCTCTTCGCCAAAATGGCTGAGCGCGTCGTTTTTGATCGCCTCATGCGGTTTGTGACGGCGCACGATGTGCTTTCGCCGGTTCAGATCGGCTTTCGCCCGCGAAGCTCTATCTGGATAGCCCACGTGGCCATCAACAACCACCTCTCGAAGGCGAGGCTCCTCTCTGAGTATACTGCTTTAGTCACACTGGACGTCGCGAAGGCGTTCGACTCCGTCGAGCTGTCCCTGCTTTTTTCCTCGCTGGACTCCCTTGCTCTTCCTCCTTACATCGGCCGCTGGATTAAGTGCTTTCTGTCAAACCGCATGTTCGTTTGCTCGGATGGCTCGTACTCCTCGTCTCAGCATCGGCAGTGCAGGGGCGTTCCGCAGGGATGTATCCTCTCACCTCTCTTGTTTAATCTCTTCTTACGCTCCGTGCCGCTTCACCCTGACATTGTGACTCTCGTGTACGCAGATGATATTGCCTTTCTGGCGTCGGCGTCGTCTCCGCGCGCGCTGCAAGCCTTGCTCCAGCACTACCTTGATACGCTAAATTATTGGCTTCTATCCCTCGGCCTCTCGATAAACGCTGGAAAGTCGGCagtcctttctttcctttggcGAACTCCGGCTTCCGTCTCGTACGAATTGCTGCTCGGCAACTCTGCTCTTCCCCAGGTTCCCAAACTAAAGTATTTAGGGATCTGGTATGATGCGTCTTACAGCCTTTCGGCTCATGTTACCTACATCGCGAGCCGGGCTACCCGGGCCCTAAACTTCTTGGCCTCTTTCAGCAACACGCGATCAGGCCTCCGCCGTCCGGTGCTCTTGCATATTTACAAGATGTACGTTCGCCCTATCCTGGAGTTTGGCTGTCCCATTTTTTCCAATCGTCCGCAAACGCAGCTTCGACCTCTTCTGCTGCTCGAACGCAGGGCGCTGCGCTTCTGTCTGGGCGTACCAATCACTACACCCATATCGCACCTTTATGCTGAGAGTGGCGTTATTCCTTTGTCCTCCCGATTCAACACCCTAACCCTCCGCTGTATTTTACTTCTTTTCTCTAGTCAGCACTTCCTTCGCGTTGCCTTCCGCGTCACCAGTATCGCGTCCTTCCGCGCCCTCCGGTGGACCCCCAGGATCTACCCGCAGCTGGCGTTCGCCGAACGCTTGTTCCTCCAGCTCTATGCGATGCCGGTCAGCTTATCCAGGTTGGTTCCATCGCCCGCTGCTCCCGCTCCGGATATCAGTATCCGCGTCGTGCCCCTATTCAACCCTGGTCGCGCCAACCTTCCTCCCCCTGCAGTCCTCTCCGCGCTCCTCGACAGTCACGTTAGTTCACTCTCCTCTCACCTTGCGATCTTCACCGATGGCTCTGTCGTAAACGAGAAAGCGGGCATTGGCTTCTTCATACCATCCATGGGCGTGCGCAGGAGCATCCGCCTCCCTGACTACATCCCGATCTACTTTGCAGAGCTATTGGCTCTTCTGATGGCGCTCCAAGCCGTGCCGTCCTCGCACAGTCTAGTCTGCTTCTTCACCGACTCCTTGTCCCTAGTCTCCAAATTGGACAGTGGCAGGAGCTCGCATGAACGTGACCTGCTTCTCGCATTCTCTCCCTCCTTCATCCATGAAATTGTTCTGACATGGGTTCCCGGCCACTGTGGGCTTCCCGCTAACGAAGTCGCGGATTCTCTTGCGCGTGCCGCCGTCGCATCTACTCACCTCGCTGTTCTACCCCTCATTCCTACGGTTCTATACGCAATGTACAAAAGGTTCGACAGCCTCCGCAGAGCTGCTGCCCTCCAACAGCAGCTCCGCGCGCGGCCTGAACTAGCGCACCTGGAATTTGGCTGGAACCCTCTCCTTTGTGGTTCGCGGCGAATGGAGGTTCTGCTCACGCGTTTTCGCTGTCGCGTCATCCAGCTAAACTACTACCTCCATAGAATTCGCCGCTCTGTCTCTCCTCTTTGCCCCTACTGCCAGCAAGACGAAACTATTGAACACTTTTTTCTCCATTGTTCGGGCTACTCATCCCAACGCGCCATGTTCCTAGCCGTCCCGCTCCGTGCCCACGATGTTCCACTGTCGGCATCTTCCATTCTGTCTTTTGGTAGATTGTCAGGTCGTCATTCCATTCCCCCGCTCATCTTTTATTCAGTCATTTCATTCATCTCATCCTCTCATCGCTTCACGTAA
- the LOC135397517 gene encoding uncharacterized protein LOC135397517 — MDANEHSKVQHPDERKCTQQKRPRVDDDDEIDNGNDSAPSIASDISSNENNMDDDGFITVVHKKNRKAGIPVILKPVNPEQSFLKANLNVVAKEVLQATQERIKKHRIATDGSLVITVATLPAAKALLALTSVASIAVTTRVPDSYARNIGKISGMRDQYTDEQLLEYFRPLGAIDVRRQRSYQETEDGDSQVQNSHTVIITFKSEIKMPEEIHLGFHTYQVEEYFTPTQCFKCLRFGHLARNCRGHTRCKYCAGPHQHKECTTKREKKCANCQGPHTATYGGCPKRKIAARSVKHNAYEEKVTRKEIRTMDAELVHIPETAPPDMSEENFPNLPRISNKPEIQKANTSGSQPHPAAKPKASVWETEDTKKRAKNPVRAPRRKRRTQLEQHNAEQQNTKQRSMQDKEAVASHDSRRDARQQITPFDGSTLVMQIIPFVIAALKAVVASLPNARDIPEVKQVLALEPELLRVLTATHHG; from the coding sequence ATGGATGCAAACGAGCACAGCAAAGTACAACATCCGGACGAACGTAAGTGCACCCAACAGAAACGTCCTCGcgttgatgatgacgatgaaatTGACAATGGCAATGACAGCGCCCCATCAATTGCAAGCGACATCTCTAGTAATGAAAACAACATGGACGATGATGGTTTCATCACAGTAGTTCATAAGAAAAACCGTAAAGCGGGAATTCCCGTGATTCTCAAGCCTGTAAACCCCGAGCAGTCATTTCTAAAGGCAAACCTTAATGTGGTAGCAAAAGAGGTTCTACAAGCAACTCAAGAACGAATAAAAAAGCACAGGATCGCTACTGATGGCAGCCTTGTGATAACAGTTGCCACACTCCCAGCAGCTAAAGCCCTCTTGGCTCTGACTAGCGTCGCTAGCATCGCAGTTACTACACGAGTACCAGACTCCTATGCCAGGAACATAGGAAAGATAAGTGGAATGAGGGATCAATATACAGACGAACAGTTGCTAGAATACTTTCGCCCCCTCGGAGCTATTGACGTCCGTCGACAACGGTCCTATCAAGAGACAGAAGATGGTGACTCGCAAGTGCAAAATTCGCACACTGTCATCATAACTTTTAAATCAGAAATAAAGATGCCAGAAGAAATCCATCTTGGATTTCACACATACCAAGTTGAAGAGTATTTTACTCCTACGCAATGTTTTAAATGCCTACGTTTCGGCCACCTGGCTAGAAACTGTAGGGGGCACACACGTTGCAAGTACTGCGCCGGCCCCCACCAACACAAAGAATGTACAACTAAACGTGAAAAGAAATGTGCTAACTGCCAGGGGCCTCACACTGCCACATACGGAGGCTGCCCCAAACGAAAGATTGCTGCAAGGTCAGTCAAGCATAATGCGTATGAAGAGAAAGTCACCAGAAAAGAAATCCGGACCATGGATGCTGAGTTGGTTCATATACCAGAGACTGCACCCCCAGATATGTCAGAAGAAAACTTCCCAAATCTTCCGCGCATCTCTAACAAACCCGAAATACAAAAGGCTAACACAAGTGGATCTCAGCCCCACCCTGCTGCAAAGCCTAAGGCAAGCGTGTGGGAAACAGAAGACACCAAGAAAAGGGCCAAAAACCCTGTGCGAGCCCCAAGACGTAAAAGGCGCACTCAACTTGAGCAACACAACGCCGAGCAACAGAATACAAAGCAAAGAAGCATGCAAGACAAAGAGGCTGTAGCTTCACACGACAGCCGCCGAGATGCCCGCCAGCAAATAACCCCATTTGATGGATCCACACTGGTTATGCAAATAATACCCTTCGTAATAGCTGCACTCAAAGCAGTAGTAGCCTCGCTCCCAAATGCACGGGATATCCCAGAAGTTAAGCAAGTTCTCGCACTTGAACCGGAGCTTCTCAGAGTACTCACCGCAACCCATCATGGATAA